The Sulfurovum riftiae genome has a window encoding:
- a CDS encoding M48 family metallopeptidase encodes MSGLLPQYTHIVKPRLRHTYLSFDEAGNLLIKSPKVSQDYLEQLLLKKAKWIRQTQERILKKKGRKPDFGKDCVLCFLGEEIGLTLVPYEKKRTRLVLAPKGFRIFYSQYDEAVFHRQIDAFYKKEAEKVLPQIVAQHAKRMGLSPSAVRFRKTKRQWGSCSARNVISLNTMLMKLPVRLIDYVVIHELAHIEHKHHQKSFWKLVGQHMPDYKARIKELHSYTT; translated from the coding sequence ATGTCCGGACTCCTGCCCCAGTACACTCACATCGTCAAACCCCGACTGCGGCACACCTACCTCTCTTTCGACGAGGCGGGGAACCTGCTCATCAAATCACCGAAGGTGTCACAGGACTATCTTGAACAACTGCTGCTCAAAAAAGCAAAATGGATCAGGCAGACACAAGAGAGGATACTGAAAAAAAAAGGGCGGAAACCAGACTTTGGGAAGGATTGTGTGCTCTGCTTTCTCGGAGAAGAGATCGGGTTGACACTCGTTCCATACGAAAAGAAACGTACCCGTCTCGTACTTGCCCCTAAAGGCTTTCGGATCTTTTACAGCCAATATGACGAAGCGGTCTTCCATAGACAGATCGATGCCTTCTACAAAAAAGAGGCTGAAAAAGTATTGCCCCAAATAGTGGCACAGCATGCAAAGCGAATGGGCCTTTCCCCTTCGGCGGTCCGTTTCCGAAAAACGAAACGGCAATGGGGCAGCTGTTCTGCCAGAAATGTCATCAGTCTCAATACGATGCTGATGAAACTGCCTGTAAGACTCATCGATTATGTTGTTATACATGAACTCGCACACATAGAACACAAACACCACCAGAAAAGTTTCTGGAAGCTTGTCGGGCAGCATATGCCCGACTACAAAGCACGCATAAAAGAACTGCACAGCTATACCACCTAA
- the ruvC gene encoding crossover junction endodeoxyribonuclease RuvC, with protein MNILGIDPGSRNLGYCILHWDGKKFSLVEAGLLKIKTKELQEAIVELVEGIDIILKSHTIDEVAIEDIFFAHNPQSVLKLAQFRGALSLKILQEVGYFYEYTPLQVKKAVTGNGKAAKEQVAFMVKRLLGIKKEIKPLDITDAMAIALTHLQRVKMRKK; from the coding sequence ATGAATATTTTAGGAATCGACCCCGGAAGCCGCAATCTCGGGTACTGCATACTGCATTGGGACGGCAAAAAGTTTTCACTGGTGGAAGCCGGACTGCTCAAGATCAAGACCAAAGAGCTCCAGGAGGCGATCGTGGAGCTTGTAGAGGGCATCGACATCATTTTAAAGTCGCATACCATAGATGAAGTGGCCATCGAAGATATCTTTTTTGCACACAATCCCCAATCGGTCTTGAAACTGGCGCAGTTCCGCGGGGCCCTCTCCCTGAAGATCCTCCAGGAGGTCGGCTATTTCTACGAATACACCCCCCTTCAGGTGAAAAAAGCGGTCACCGGCAACGGAAAAGCGGCCAAGGAGCAGGTGGCGTTCATGGTCAAAAGACTGCTGGGGATCAAGAAGGAGATCAAGCCGCTCGATATCACCGATGCGATGGCTATTGCTTTGACGCATCTTCAACGGGTGAAGATGCGGAAGAAGTAG
- a CDS encoding iron-sulfur cluster assembly scaffold protein, with translation MGMDSLIGGTIWDEYSQKVTDLMNNPQNMGEITKEQAEEMGAELIVADFGAESCGDAVRLYWAVDPKTDKILESKFKSFGCGTAIASSDTMAELCKGKTVDEAVKITNIDVEKAMRDTPDVPAVPPQKMHCSVMAYDVIKKAASQYKGVDMESFEEEVIVCECARVTLSTLREVIRLNDLTTVEEITDYTKAGAFCKSCIKPGGHEEKDIYLVDLLEEYEKEKMSAAATLGNEGGATGAFKDMTIVQKIKAVDKVVDDNIRQMLIMDGGDMEILDIKDNGENIDIYIRYLGACNGCASASTGTLFAIENILKEKLDQNIRVLPI, from the coding sequence ATGGGAATGGATAGTTTGATAGGCGGTACCATCTGGGATGAGTACAGCCAAAAAGTAACGGACCTTATGAACAACCCGCAGAATATGGGTGAGATCACCAAAGAGCAGGCAGAAGAGATGGGCGCAGAGCTTATCGTTGCCGATTTCGGTGCAGAGAGCTGTGGAGATGCAGTACGTCTCTACTGGGCAGTGGACCCGAAGACCGACAAGATCCTCGAGTCGAAGTTCAAGAGTTTCGGCTGCGGTACAGCCATCGCTTCTTCGGACACGATGGCGGAACTCTGTAAAGGCAAGACCGTCGATGAAGCGGTGAAGATCACCAACATCGATGTGGAAAAAGCGATGCGTGACACACCCGATGTCCCTGCTGTTCCGCCGCAGAAGATGCACTGTTCGGTCATGGCATACGATGTCATCAAAAAAGCCGCTTCACAGTACAAAGGTGTGGACATGGAGAGCTTCGAAGAGGAGGTCATCGTGTGTGAATGTGCACGTGTCACCCTCTCCACACTCAGAGAAGTGATCCGCCTCAACGACCTGACAACGGTCGAAGAGATCACAGACTACACCAAAGCAGGTGCCTTCTGTAAATCATGTATCAAGCCTGGCGGACACGAAGAGAAAGATATCTATCTTGTCGATCTGCTTGAAGAGTATGAAAAAGAGAAGATGTCCGCTGCCGCGACACTCGGCAACGAAGGCGGAGCTACAGGCGCGTTCAAAGATATGACCATCGTTCAGAAGATCAAAGCGGTCGACAAGGTCGTCGATGACAACATCCGTCAGATGCTTATCATGGACGGCGGCGATATGGAGATCCTCGACATCAAAGACAACGGTGAGAATATCGATATCTACATCAGATACCTCGGTGCCTGTAACGGCTGTGCAAGTGCAAGTACCGGCACGCTCTTCGCCATCGAGAACATCCTCAAAGAGAAGCTCGACCAGAACATCAGAGTACTTCCTATCTAA
- the dnaA gene encoding chromosomal replication initiator protein DnaA: MNIGQKVLFELKKEISGTEYERYIRKLLYDTRRSRSNIVYFNAPNMLVAKWIKTKYADKIAHLFELQNEVKPEIEITVGKQTEKSPKTVVKQSSEKQQSKSTYLNPSLTFESFIVGDSNQFAYTTAKSVAEKPGQLYNPLFIYGGVGLGKTHLLQAIGNYHVALGHTVIYTTLEQFMNSFTSHLRSQTMDRFRDKFRECDLLLIDDIQFLSRKEQTQEEFFHTFNELHNANKQIVMTADRAPNKIAGLVDRLRTRFEWGLMADIQPPGLETKIAIIQKKCELDGIELNHEIINFIATNMGDNIREIEGTIIKLNALSSMLNQEITLDFAQNAIKDQIKEKKENVTIDDIVKIVSRELNIKPSDIKSKKRTKSVVDARRTAIYLARNLTPNSMPQIALYFGMKDHTAISHAMKKINEIIENDENFKVLLEELSNKINTDTQNNENEAGSK; encoded by the coding sequence ATGAATATTGGACAGAAAGTACTCTTCGAACTCAAGAAAGAGATCTCCGGGACGGAGTATGAACGCTACATCAGAAAACTGCTCTACGATACACGTCGAAGCAGGAGCAACATCGTCTATTTCAATGCCCCCAATATGCTCGTTGCCAAGTGGATCAAGACCAAATACGCAGACAAGATCGCCCACCTCTTCGAACTGCAGAACGAAGTGAAACCCGAAATAGAGATCACTGTGGGTAAACAGACCGAGAAGAGTCCCAAGACCGTGGTCAAACAGAGCAGCGAGAAGCAGCAGTCCAAAAGCACCTACCTGAATCCTTCGCTGACATTCGAGAGTTTCATTGTCGGGGACTCCAACCAGTTCGCCTACACCACTGCCAAATCGGTGGCGGAAAAACCCGGACAACTCTACAACCCGCTCTTTATCTACGGCGGGGTCGGATTGGGCAAGACCCACCTGCTGCAGGCCATAGGGAATTACCATGTCGCTTTGGGACATACCGTCATCTATACGACGCTTGAACAGTTCATGAACTCGTTCACTTCGCATCTGCGTTCACAGACAATGGACCGCTTCAGGGACAAGTTCAGAGAGTGCGACCTGCTGCTCATAGACGACATACAGTTCCTCAGCAGAAAAGAGCAGACGCAGGAGGAGTTCTTCCATACCTTCAACGAACTGCACAATGCCAACAAACAGATCGTGATGACCGCGGACAGGGCGCCCAACAAGATCGCCGGGCTTGTCGACAGGTTGCGTACCCGTTTCGAATGGGGACTGATGGCAGACATACAGCCTCCCGGACTGGAGACGAAGATCGCCATCATCCAGAAGAAGTGCGAACTCGACGGTATCGAACTCAACCATGAGATCATCAACTTCATCGCGACCAATATGGGTGACAATATTCGTGAGATCGAGGGGACCATCATCAAACTCAATGCCCTCTCTTCCATGCTCAACCAGGAGATTACACTCGATTTTGCACAAAATGCCATCAAAGACCAGATCAAAGAGAAGAAAGAGAATGTTACCATCGATGACATCGTCAAGATCGTCTCCAGGGAACTCAACATCAAACCCTCCGACATCAAGTCGAAGAAACGTACGAAGAGTGTGGTCGATGCCAGAAGGACCGCCATCTATCTGGCAAGGAACCTGACCCCGAACTCCATGCCGCAGATCGCGCTCTACTTCGGTATGAAGGACCATACGGCCATCTCACATGCAATGAAAAAGATCAACGAGATCATCGAAAATGACGAGAATTTCAAAGTACTGCTCGAAGAGCTTTCCAACAAGATCAATACCGATACCCAGAATAACGAGAACGAAGCCGGATCGAAGTAA
- a CDS encoding globin, whose translation MQFSSSSLDFSVMPYQEGVRPPVTKPDPGFLADIGEEGMRELFVRFYTCLHESPIKELFPQEWDEMLEAADNSADFFIQICGGPDYFTQKKGAPQMGKRHAPFAITPESRLHWLDCFKEALQLIITEKQSSEAHIQSFWNYLNVFSIWMINARH comes from the coding sequence ATGCAATTCTCTTCAAGCAGTCTGGACTTTTCTGTGATGCCGTACCAGGAAGGAGTGCGTCCTCCTGTGACCAAGCCCGACCCCGGCTTTCTTGCCGACATTGGCGAGGAGGGGATGCGTGAGCTCTTTGTGCGTTTCTACACCTGTCTGCATGAGAGCCCCATAAAAGAACTTTTTCCGCAGGAGTGGGATGAGATGCTCGAAGCGGCGGACAACTCCGCGGACTTCTTCATTCAGATCTGCGGCGGGCCGGACTACTTTACACAGAAGAAAGGCGCACCCCAGATGGGGAAGCGGCATGCCCCTTTTGCCATAACCCCCGAGAGCAGACTGCACTGGCTGGACTGTTTCAAAGAGGCGCTGCAACTGATCATCACCGAGAAGCAGAGCAGCGAGGCGCACATACAGAGTTTCTGGAACTACCTGAACGTCTTTTCGATCTGGATGATCAATGCGAGACATTAA
- a CDS encoding toxin-antitoxin system YwqK family antitoxin, with protein MRVFTSILFLFSILFFTGCEGPSLGGKNVHKEYFTNGTLRSEFIMTDKTKKNGTLKKYGTDGKLTSIVKIKNGVKSGTEIMYDTQGRVLMRTPYVNGVKHGNQTVYYPNQTVLAIIPYRYDRKNGIAVKYFPDGSVQQKARFKNDKIVN; from the coding sequence ATGAGAGTGTTCACTTCTATTCTTTTTCTCTTTTCCATACTTTTTTTTACAGGATGTGAAGGGCCGAGCCTTGGCGGCAAGAACGTACACAAAGAGTACTTCACCAACGGAACGCTGCGTTCGGAATTTATCATGACCGACAAGACCAAGAAGAACGGTACCCTGAAGAAGTACGGTACCGACGGCAAGCTCACCTCCATTGTGAAGATAAAGAACGGGGTCAAGAGCGGGACGGAAATAATGTACGATACCCAGGGACGTGTTCTGATGCGCACCCCTTACGTCAACGGTGTCAAACACGGCAACCAGACGGTCTACTACCCCAACCAGACCGTGCTTGCCATCATCCCCTACAGATATGACAGGAAGAACGGGATCGCCGTGAAGTACTTCCCTGACGGGTCGGTACAGCAGAAGGCACGCTTCAAGAACGACAAGATCGTCAACTAA
- the recJ gene encoding single-stranded-DNA-specific exonuclease RecJ: protein MHRTITLDALEQLLETRFEEGFLSLKDLPHPSAFKDMDKATERIVRAIEEKEKITVIGDYDVDGVTSTTLMKLFFDEIDYPVEWIIPNRFRDGYGLSANIIPRIKGTDLAITVDNGISAVYAAQLCKEEGIELIITDHHMLPPEVPEAYAIIDQKQETCSFPYEEVCGAQIAWYLIASLKNALGLKISMMPYMELAAIAIIADVMPLWHINRAMVIAGIEALSKSSRPAIKAYMEHTQKETLTSEDIAFGLAPILNAAGRMEDASHAVAFLSSANIYDARVRLERLLEFNTLRKAMEEEITQKALEKADRDAPVILVEGEGWHEGVVGIVAARVARIFERPCIVLSENEEGMLKGSGRSYGEADLFGIVDGCREHLEKFGGHKAAVGLSLHKTRLEAFREEILSSSLEEKEPEKKNDPEIVGELHFSQISFALTEMMKRYEPYGQGNPRPKFVTSNVEILQADSMGKEGEHMRFSFVQDGIVMPGVKFKTRASFEVGQKVQVSYTVNENRFRGNVTLQLMVDKITSV, encoded by the coding sequence ATGCATCGAACCATAACGCTCGATGCGTTAGAACAACTTCTTGAAACACGTTTCGAAGAGGGTTTCCTCTCTTTGAAAGACCTTCCCCACCCCTCAGCATTCAAAGATATGGATAAGGCCACGGAGCGTATTGTCCGGGCTATTGAAGAGAAAGAGAAGATCACCGTCATCGGGGACTATGATGTGGACGGTGTAACTTCCACGACGCTGATGAAACTTTTCTTTGACGAGATAGACTACCCTGTGGAATGGATCATTCCCAACCGTTTCAGGGACGGGTATGGTCTCTCGGCCAACATTATTCCCCGCATCAAGGGTACGGATCTGGCCATTACGGTGGACAACGGCATCTCTGCGGTATATGCGGCACAGCTCTGCAAAGAGGAGGGGATAGAACTGATTATCACTGACCATCATATGCTGCCTCCCGAAGTGCCGGAAGCCTATGCGATCATCGACCAGAAGCAGGAGACCTGCAGCTTTCCCTACGAAGAGGTGTGCGGGGCGCAGATCGCCTGGTATCTGATCGCCTCTTTGAAGAATGCACTGGGTCTGAAGATCAGTATGATGCCCTATATGGAGCTGGCGGCCATTGCGATCATCGCGGATGTGATGCCCCTGTGGCATATCAACAGGGCGATGGTCATTGCCGGGATCGAGGCACTTTCCAAAAGCAGCCGGCCGGCAATAAAGGCCTATATGGAGCATACACAGAAAGAGACACTGACCTCGGAAGATATCGCTTTCGGGCTGGCACCCATACTCAATGCGGCGGGCCGGATGGAAGATGCCTCGCATGCCGTGGCATTCCTCTCTTCGGCCAACATCTACGATGCGAGAGTAAGGCTGGAGCGGCTCTTGGAGTTCAATACACTGCGTAAAGCGATGGAAGAGGAGATCACCCAGAAGGCATTGGAAAAAGCGGACAGGGATGCCCCTGTGATCCTTGTGGAAGGTGAAGGATGGCATGAGGGTGTCGTGGGTATCGTAGCGGCCAGAGTGGCACGGATCTTTGAGAGACCCTGTATTGTTCTGAGTGAGAATGAAGAGGGAATGCTCAAGGGCAGCGGAAGATCTTACGGGGAAGCTGATCTCTTTGGCATCGTGGATGGCTGCAGGGAGCACCTGGAGAAGTTCGGAGGGCATAAGGCAGCCGTCGGCCTCAGTCTGCACAAAACACGGCTTGAAGCCTTCAGAGAAGAGATATTGTCCTCCTCACTTGAGGAGAAAGAACCTGAAAAGAAAAATGACCCTGAGATCGTGGGTGAACTGCACTTCTCCCAGATCTCTTTTGCCCTGACGGAGATGATGAAGAGGTATGAACCCTACGGACAGGGGAATCCCAGGCCCAAATTCGTTACTTCGAATGTAGAGATACTGCAGGCGGACAGCATGGGGAAAGAGGGGGAGCACATGCGTTTCTCCTTCGTACAGGACGGGATCGTCATGCCGGGAGTGAAGTTCAAGACCAGAGCCTCCTTTGAAGTCGGACAGAAGGTGCAGGTAAGCTACACGGTGAACGAAAACCGTTTCAGAGGCAATGTGACGCTGCAGCTGATGGTCGATAAAATAACAAGTGTGTGA
- a CDS encoding bifunctional methionine sulfoxide reductase B/A protein, with amino-acid sequence MKKLFLLLIVALISLQAEVAKPWQTKLKGLTSFEQHVVNDKGTERAFSGKYVNTSEKGVYRCKVCDTPLYRSDDKFDSHCGWPSFDDAIPGAIKEVPDRDGRRTEIVCANCGAHLGHVFRGEGLTKKNVRHCVNSVSLNFDKKRQSDDKVARAYFAGGCFWGVEYYLEKIKGVKEVTSGFMGGKVKNPTYKQVSYTPTGHIETVEVVYDPSVVSYETLAKTFFEIHDPTQKGGQGPDIGSQYISAIFVSNEKERRTVKKLIEILKKKGYNVATQIRNKAPFYKAEDYHQDYYERKGKKPYCHAYIKRFD; translated from the coding sequence ATGAAAAAACTATTCCTATTGCTAATTGTTGCACTCATCTCTCTGCAGGCCGAAGTGGCGAAACCGTGGCAGACGAAGCTGAAGGGCCTTACCTCCTTTGAGCAGCATGTCGTCAATGACAAGGGAACGGAGCGGGCGTTCTCAGGGAAGTATGTCAACACCAGTGAGAAAGGTGTCTACAGGTGTAAAGTGTGTGACACACCGCTTTACAGGTCCGATGACAAGTTTGACAGCCACTGCGGCTGGCCGAGTTTCGACGATGCTATTCCGGGGGCTATCAAAGAGGTGCCCGACAGGGACGGCAGGCGTACGGAGATCGTCTGTGCGAACTGCGGGGCGCATCTGGGGCATGTCTTCAGAGGCGAAGGTCTGACCAAAAAGAATGTCCGCCACTGTGTCAACTCCGTCTCGCTGAACTTTGACAAAAAGCGTCAATCAGATGACAAAGTGGCACGTGCCTATTTTGCCGGCGGCTGTTTCTGGGGAGTGGAGTACTATCTTGAAAAGATCAAAGGGGTCAAAGAGGTTACCTCCGGCTTTATGGGCGGCAAAGTGAAAAATCCAACGTATAAGCAGGTCTCCTATACACCTACCGGGCACATCGAAACGGTCGAAGTGGTGTATGACCCTTCAGTTGTGAGTTACGAAACACTGGCAAAGACCTTCTTCGAGATCCACGACCCCACCCAAAAAGGCGGCCAGGGGCCCGATATCGGTTCACAGTACATCTCCGCCATCTTCGTCAGTAACGAGAAAGAGCGCCGGACCGTCAAAAAGCTCATAGAAATACTGAAGAAAAAAGGGTACAACGTAGCCACCCAGATACGCAACAAAGCCCCTTTCTACAAAGCCGAAGACTACCACCAGGATTACTACGAACGCAAAGGCAAGAAACCCTACTGCCACGCCTACATCAAACGCTTCGATTAA
- the dnaN gene encoding DNA polymerase III subunit beta codes for MKIRAQKQIIESILINLQPFLEKKDASQITSHILFTSQNDKCIVKATDSEIGLQIVTDHILIESEGSFTANGKKLLDIIRILKEDEISLEIIDNTLIVKQKHSKFKLPTFDPSAYPSFPTIEEKPQITLDSLSLIQNLKKISPAIDTNNPKFELNGALINIKSDSTDLVGTDTRRLAIASIPGNNSEELSLIVPKKAILEIQKLFLDQIDIYYDETNLIITNENYFFYTRLINGKFPDYQRIIPASVKHSLTLPKKEMIDAIKMITTISQEIKMTLLSDAIIFNSLSADNVEAKTEIEIATGLNEKYELSFNSRYILDFISQIDGNEFTLEFNEPSLPFIVKDENFITIIMPIVA; via the coding sequence ATGAAGATAAGAGCGCAAAAACAGATCATCGAATCGATACTCATCAATCTACAGCCTTTTTTGGAAAAAAAAGATGCAAGCCAGATCACTTCACATATACTGTTCACTTCACAGAATGACAAGTGTATCGTCAAAGCAACGGACAGTGAGATAGGTCTGCAGATCGTAACCGATCATATACTCATCGAATCGGAAGGTTCTTTTACTGCCAACGGTAAAAAGCTGCTTGATATTATCAGAATACTCAAAGAGGATGAAATAAGCCTTGAGATAATAGACAATACACTCATCGTCAAGCAGAAGCATTCCAAGTTCAAGCTGCCTACCTTTGATCCGAGTGCCTACCCTTCCTTTCCTACCATTGAGGAGAAACCGCAGATCACACTTGATTCGCTCAGCCTTATTCAGAATCTTAAAAAGATCTCTCCGGCAATTGATACGAACAACCCCAAATTCGAGCTCAACGGTGCACTTATCAATATAAAGAGTGACTCTACGGACCTGGTGGGTACAGATACAAGAAGACTGGCCATCGCAAGCATTCCGGGGAACAACAGTGAAGAACTTTCCCTCATCGTACCCAAGAAAGCGATACTCGAAATACAGAAACTTTTTCTGGACCAGATCGATATCTATTATGATGAGACCAATCTGATCATTACCAACGAGAACTACTTCTTCTATACCAGACTGATCAACGGGAAGTTCCCCGATTACCAGAGGATCATTCCCGCTTCGGTCAAGCACTCCCTTACCCTGCCCAAAAAAGAGATGATAGATGCCATCAAGATGATCACAACCATCTCACAGGAGATCAAAATGACACTGCTTTCCGATGCGATCATCTTCAACTCTTTGAGTGCGGACAATGTGGAAGCCAAAACAGAGATAGAGATAGCGACAGGATTGAACGAGAAGTATGAACTCAGCTTCAACAGCCGGTACATCCTTGATTTCATCTCCCAGATAGACGGAAACGAGTTCACACTCGAGTTCAACGAACCTTCTCTGCCGTTCATCGTAAAAGATGAGAACTTCATTACGATCATCATGCCGATCGTAGCCTAA
- a CDS encoding CTP synthase, which yields MSEKKTKYIFVTGGVLSSLGKGITAASIGTLLKHTGQRVGVLKLDPYINVDPGTMSPLEHGEVFVTKDGAETDLDLGHYERFLDTSLTQNNNFTTGLVYKTVIENERKGKYLGKTIQVVPHIVNEIKERIVRAGEGKDILIVELGGTTGDIEGLPFLETIRQMKHELGKSTVFNVHVTLLPYIKAAGELKTKPTQHSVQELRRIGIAPHMLVLRAEVPVSSDIKRKIAYSCDVDEDSVIVAEDAATIYQVPLNFLRQDILTPICKQLELEECQPKMDEWTDLVHKIIMPKEEVKIAFVGKYLDLKESYKSLTEALIHAGAHLDSRVNIKWVDSEKVEEDGAAKYLNDVDGILVAGGFGERGVEGKILSIQYAREEKIPFLGICLGMQLSMVEFARNVLGLKEANSVEFNENTPDPIIYLIDEFIDAAGAKQIRTTTSPMGGTLRLGEYECETKEDSNLREAYDAPMIFERHRHRYEANPKYREALESNGMDITGESHGLIEAVEVVDHPWFLGVQFHPEFTSRLQNANPSILAFVEASMKNRK from the coding sequence ATGAGTGAAAAGAAGACAAAATATATTTTTGTTACGGGTGGTGTACTGAGCTCTCTGGGCAAAGGGATCACTGCAGCAAGTATCGGGACCCTGCTCAAACATACAGGCCAGAGAGTGGGTGTACTCAAACTCGACCCCTACATCAATGTCGACCCGGGAACCATGTCTCCGCTCGAGCACGGAGAGGTCTTCGTGACCAAGGACGGTGCGGAAACGGACCTTGACCTCGGACACTACGAGCGTTTCCTCGATACCTCTTTGACACAGAACAATAACTTCACGACAGGACTTGTCTATAAAACGGTCATCGAAAATGAGCGTAAAGGGAAATACCTGGGCAAGACGATCCAGGTGGTACCGCATATCGTCAATGAGATCAAAGAGCGTATCGTGCGTGCCGGTGAGGGTAAGGATATTCTCATCGTGGAGCTTGGCGGTACGACGGGAGACATCGAAGGACTTCCTTTCCTTGAGACGATCAGACAGATGAAACACGAGTTGGGGAAATCGACTGTATTCAATGTGCATGTCACACTGCTGCCTTATATCAAAGCTGCCGGTGAGCTCAAGACCAAACCGACGCAGCACTCGGTACAGGAGCTCAGACGTATCGGTATCGCACCGCATATGCTGGTGCTCAGAGCGGAAGTACCTGTCAGCAGTGACATCAAGCGGAAGATCGCCTACTCCTGTGATGTGGATGAGGATTCGGTGATCGTTGCCGAAGATGCGGCGACGATCTACCAGGTGCCTCTCAATTTCCTCAGACAGGATATTCTGACACCGATCTGCAAGCAGCTTGAACTCGAGGAGTGCCAGCCGAAAATGGATGAGTGGACCGATCTGGTACACAAGATCATCATGCCAAAAGAGGAAGTGAAGATCGCTTTTGTCGGAAAGTATCTTGACCTTAAAGAGTCGTACAAATCGCTTACAGAAGCATTGATCCATGCGGGGGCACACCTTGACAGCCGTGTGAATATCAAATGGGTTGATTCGGAGAAGGTCGAAGAGGACGGTGCTGCCAAATACCTGAACGATGTGGACGGTATACTGGTTGCAGGCGGATTCGGCGAGCGCGGTGTTGAAGGGAAGATCCTGTCGATACAGTATGCCAGGGAAGAGAAGATACCGTTCCTGGGTATTTGTCTGGGAATGCAGCTCTCCATGGTCGAGTTCGCAAGGAATGTTCTTGGGCTCAAAGAGGCCAACTCTGTGGAGTTCAATGAGAATACGCCCGATCCGATTATCTATCTGATAGATGAGTTCATCGATGCGGCAGGGGCGAAACAGATACGGACGACGACCTCCCCGATGGGCGGTACGCTCAGACTGGGCGAGTACGAGTGTGAGACCAAAGAGGACTCGAACCTCAGAGAGGCCTATGATGCGCCGATGATCTTCGAGAGACACAGACACCGCTATGAGGCCAATCCGAAGTACAGAGAGGCGCTTGAGAGCAACGGCATGGATATTACCGGAGAGTCGCACGGGCTGATCGAAGCGGTGGAAGTAGTGGACCATCCGTGGTTCCTCGGCGTACAGTTCCACCCGGAATTCACTTCGAGACTTCAAAATGCCAACCCTTCCATTCTGGCATTTGTCGAAGCTTCCATGAAGAACAGAAAATAG